Proteins found in one Etheostoma spectabile isolate EspeVRDwgs_2016 chromosome 14, UIUC_Espe_1.0, whole genome shotgun sequence genomic segment:
- the LOC116701852 gene encoding progranulin, with the protein MLRIPLWPFVGVFVWGFASCSITCPDGNVCSDFATCCMTKRGYSCCPYPNAVCCSDLAHCCPSGFHCDLVTQMCEKDPWMKIPMVKKESAEKPSAPVLPVSVLPVSLLQELENHHVPDQKKSSVVHCDNYYACPDGTTCCRHPAGTWFCCPYTVGRCCLDGFHCCPYGYNCDLTYTHCVRQGLRYPFTPKQNLPSIPASLISTEDKSSLLETPMTALTEASGGNAEAGIIRCDPKFYCSAGTSCCQGPTGRWNCCPFPLGQCCSDGLHCCEYGYKCEEASLSCRKGYFHIPSGVQERAKTD; encoded by the exons ATGTTAAGGATACCTCTGTGGCCGTTTGTGGGAGTGTTTGTGTGGGGATTTGCTTCCTGCTCCATCACATGTCCTGACGGGAACGTCTGTTCTGATTTCGCCACCTGCTGTATGACTAAGCGTGGATATAGCTGCTGCCCATATCCAAAT GCTGTGTGTTGCTCTGACTTGGCCCACTGCTGCCCTTCAGGGTTTCACTGTGACCTGGTTACCCAGATGTGTGAGAAAGACCCATGGATGAAAATACCCATGGTGAAGAAAGAGAGTGCAGAGAAACCAAGCGCTCCTGTTCTACCTGTATCTGTTCTACCTGTATCTCTCCTACAGGAGCTCGAAAACCACCATGTGCCAGACCAAAAAAAGAGCTCAGTTGTCCATTGTGACAACTATTACGCATGTCCTGATGGCACTACCTGCTGCAGACACCCAGCAGGCACCTGGTTTTGTTGTCCGTATACTGTT GGCAGGTGTTGCCTGGATGGCTTCCACTGTTGTCCTTATGGCTACAACTGTGACCTCACTTATACACACTGTGTGAGGCAAGGCCTGAGATATCCTTTCACCCCAAAGCAAAATCTGCCTTCAATCCCGGCCTCTCTCATTTCAACAGAGGACAAAAGCAGCTTGCTAGAG ACACCAATGACAGCTCTGACAGAAGCCAGTGGCGGCAACGCTGAGGCTGGGATCATTCGCTGTGATCCCAAGTTTTACTGCTCGGCAGGGACATCTTGCTGCCAAGGACCCACAGGCCGTTGGAACTGCTGTCCCTTCCCACTG GGCCAGTGTTGTTCAGATGGTCTGCACTGCTGTGAGTATGGATATAAATGCGAAGAAGCCTCCCTGTCATGCAGAAAAGGGTACTTTCACATTCCCTCAGGAGTGCAGGAACGCGCCAAAACAGACTGA
- the fam133b gene encoding protein FAM133 isoform X6: MGKRDNRVAYINPIAAARARGPANNAGPTIQDYLGRPRPTWEELKEQLEKKKKGSRALADFEDKMNVKWRKELAKNREKLLGGSDKDKEKDKKTTDKDKKTTDKEKEEKKEKKEKKKKEKKKPSRHSSSSSSSSSSDSPSSSSSESEDADEKKSVKKKRKRKKSLARRASDSSEEESDAEVKKKKKRIKEEGDKDKDRSRKRKRKAERTYKDSSSESSADSEGEEAEAKKKKRSSEEKEKITDRSKKKRKKKHKKHSRKKKKKAASQSDPELD; the protein is encoded by the exons ATGGGCAAAAGGGATAATCGAGTG GCTTACATTAACCCCATTGCTGCTGCACGAGCCAGGGGACCGGCAAATAACGCTGGACCAACTATACAAGATTATTTAGGCAGACCTCGACCAACATG GGAAGAGTTAAAGGAACAactggagaagaagaagaagggctcTCGAGCCCTGGCTGACTTTGAGGACAAAATGAATGTG aaaTGGAGAAAGGAACTggcaaaaaacagagagaagttgttaGGTGGAAGTgataaagacaaagaaaaagacaagaaaaccacagacaaagacaagaaGACCACAGAcaaggaaaaagaggagaagaaagagaaaaaagag aaaaagaagaaggagaagaagaaacccAGCAGG cattcttcatcttcctcttcttcatcgAGTTCTGATTCCCCCAGCAGCTCCTCCTCAGAATCTGAAGACGCG GATGAAAAGAAGAGTGTGAAGAAAAAGCGGAAGAGAAAGAAGTCATTGGCAAGGAGAGCATCAGACAGCTCAGAGGAAGAATCTGACGCTGAAGTCAag aagaaaaagaaaagaatcaaggAAGAAGGAGACAAAGATAAG GACAGGAGCcgtaaaagaaaaaggaaggccGAGCGAACTTATAAGGACTCATCCTCAGAGTCCTCTGCAGACTCTGAGGGGGAAGAG GCGGAAgccaagaagaaaaagagaagtagcgaggaaaaggagaaaatcACA GACAGATccaagaagaagaggaaaaagaagcaCAAGAAACAcagcaggaaaaagaaaaagaaggcagCATCTCAGTCAGACCCTGAGCTCGACTAA
- the fam133b gene encoding protein FAM133 isoform X4 has protein sequence MGKRDNRVAYINPIAAARARGPANNAGPTIQDYLGRPRPTWEELKEQLEKKKKGSRALADFEDKMNVKWRKELAKNREKLLGGSDKDKEKDKKTTDKDKKTTDKEKEEKKEKKEKKKKEKKKPSRHSSSSSSSSSSDSPSSSSSESEDADEKKSVKKKRKRKKSLARRASDSSEEESDAEVKKKKKRIKEEGDKDKDRSRKRKRKAERTYKDSSSESSADSEGEEVAEAKKKKRSSEEKEKITDRSKKKRKKKHKKHSRKKKKKAASQSDPELD, from the exons ATGGGCAAAAGGGATAATCGAGTG GCTTACATTAACCCCATTGCTGCTGCACGAGCCAGGGGACCGGCAAATAACGCTGGACCAACTATACAAGATTATTTAGGCAGACCTCGACCAACATG GGAAGAGTTAAAGGAACAactggagaagaagaagaagggctcTCGAGCCCTGGCTGACTTTGAGGACAAAATGAATGTG aaaTGGAGAAAGGAACTggcaaaaaacagagagaagttgttaGGTGGAAGTgataaagacaaagaaaaagacaagaaaaccacagacaaagacaagaaGACCACAGAcaaggaaaaagaggagaagaaagagaaaaaagag aaaaagaagaaggagaagaagaaacccAGCAGG cattcttcatcttcctcttcttcatcgAGTTCTGATTCCCCCAGCAGCTCCTCCTCAGAATCTGAAGACGCG GATGAAAAGAAGAGTGTGAAGAAAAAGCGGAAGAGAAAGAAGTCATTGGCAAGGAGAGCATCAGACAGCTCAGAGGAAGAATCTGACGCTGAAGTCAag aagaaaaagaaaagaatcaaggAAGAAGGAGACAAAGATAAG GACAGGAGCcgtaaaagaaaaaggaaggccGAGCGAACTTATAAGGACTCATCCTCAGAGTCCTCTGCAGACTCTGAGGGGGAAGAGGTA GCGGAAgccaagaagaaaaagagaagtagcgaggaaaaggagaaaatcACA GACAGATccaagaagaagaggaaaaagaagcaCAAGAAACAcagcaggaaaaagaaaaagaaggcagCATCTCAGTCAGACCCTGAGCTCGACTAA
- the fam133b gene encoding protein FAM133 isoform X2 has translation MGKRDNRVAYINPIAAARARGPANNAGPTIQDYLGRPRPTWEELKEQLEKKKKGSRALADFEDKMNVKWRKELAKNREKLLGGSDKDKEKDKKTTDKDKKTTDKEKEEKKEKKEKKKKEKKKPSRHSSSSSSSSSSDSPSSSSSESEDADEKKSVKKKRKRKKSLARRASDSSEEESDAEVKKKKKRIKEEGDKDKEDRSRKRKRKAERTYKDSSSESSADSEGEEAEAKKKKRSSEEKEKITDRSKKKRKKKHKKHSRKKKKKAASQSDPELD, from the exons ATGGGCAAAAGGGATAATCGAGTG GCTTACATTAACCCCATTGCTGCTGCACGAGCCAGGGGACCGGCAAATAACGCTGGACCAACTATACAAGATTATTTAGGCAGACCTCGACCAACATG GGAAGAGTTAAAGGAACAactggagaagaagaagaagggctcTCGAGCCCTGGCTGACTTTGAGGACAAAATGAATGTG aaaTGGAGAAAGGAACTggcaaaaaacagagagaagttgttaGGTGGAAGTgataaagacaaagaaaaagacaagaaaaccacagacaaagacaagaaGACCACAGAcaaggaaaaagaggagaagaaagagaaaaaagag aaaaagaagaaggagaagaagaaacccAGCAGG cattcttcatcttcctcttcttcatcgAGTTCTGATTCCCCCAGCAGCTCCTCCTCAGAATCTGAAGACGCG GATGAAAAGAAGAGTGTGAAGAAAAAGCGGAAGAGAAAGAAGTCATTGGCAAGGAGAGCATCAGACAGCTCAGAGGAAGAATCTGACGCTGAAGTCAag aagaaaaagaaaagaatcaaggAAGAAGGAGACAAAGATAAG GAGGACAGGAGCcgtaaaagaaaaaggaaggccGAGCGAACTTATAAGGACTCATCCTCAGAGTCCTCTGCAGACTCTGAGGGGGAAGAG GCGGAAgccaagaagaaaaagagaagtagcgaggaaaaggagaaaatcACA GACAGATccaagaagaagaggaaaaagaagcaCAAGAAACAcagcaggaaaaagaaaaagaaggcagCATCTCAGTCAGACCCTGAGCTCGACTAA
- the fam133b gene encoding protein FAM133 isoform X1: protein MGKRDNRVAYINPIAAARARGPANNAGPTIQDYLGRPRPTWEELKEQLEKKKKGSRALADFEDKMNVKWRKELAKNREKLLGGSDKDKEKDKKTTDKDKKTTDKEKEEKKEKKEKKKKEKKKPSRHSSSSSSSSSSDSPSSSSSESEDADEKKSVKKKRKRKKSLARRASDSSEEESDAEVKKKKKRIKEEGDKDKEDRSRKRKRKAERTYKDSSSESSADSEGEEVAEAKKKKRSSEEKEKITDRSKKKRKKKHKKHSRKKKKKAASQSDPELD, encoded by the exons ATGGGCAAAAGGGATAATCGAGTG GCTTACATTAACCCCATTGCTGCTGCACGAGCCAGGGGACCGGCAAATAACGCTGGACCAACTATACAAGATTATTTAGGCAGACCTCGACCAACATG GGAAGAGTTAAAGGAACAactggagaagaagaagaagggctcTCGAGCCCTGGCTGACTTTGAGGACAAAATGAATGTG aaaTGGAGAAAGGAACTggcaaaaaacagagagaagttgttaGGTGGAAGTgataaagacaaagaaaaagacaagaaaaccacagacaaagacaagaaGACCACAGAcaaggaaaaagaggagaagaaagagaaaaaagag aaaaagaagaaggagaagaagaaacccAGCAGG cattcttcatcttcctcttcttcatcgAGTTCTGATTCCCCCAGCAGCTCCTCCTCAGAATCTGAAGACGCG GATGAAAAGAAGAGTGTGAAGAAAAAGCGGAAGAGAAAGAAGTCATTGGCAAGGAGAGCATCAGACAGCTCAGAGGAAGAATCTGACGCTGAAGTCAag aagaaaaagaaaagaatcaaggAAGAAGGAGACAAAGATAAG GAGGACAGGAGCcgtaaaagaaaaaggaaggccGAGCGAACTTATAAGGACTCATCCTCAGAGTCCTCTGCAGACTCTGAGGGGGAAGAGGTA GCGGAAgccaagaagaaaaagagaagtagcgaggaaaaggagaaaatcACA GACAGATccaagaagaagaggaaaaagaagcaCAAGAAACAcagcaggaaaaagaaaaagaaggcagCATCTCAGTCAGACCCTGAGCTCGACTAA
- the fam133b gene encoding protein FAM133 isoform X9, producing the protein MAYINPIAAARARGPANNAGPTIQDYLGRPRPTWEELKEQLEKKKKGSRALADFEDKMNVKWRKELAKNREKLLGGSDKDKEKDKKTTDKDKKTTDKEKEEKKEKKEKKKKEKKKPSRHSSSSSSSSSSDSPSSSSSESEDADEKKSVKKKRKRKKSLARRASDSSEEESDAEVKKKKKRIKEEGDKDKEDRSRKRKRKAERTYKDSSSESSADSEGEEVAEAKKKKRSSEEKEKITDRSKKKRKKKHKKHSRKKKKKAASQSDPELD; encoded by the exons ATG GCTTACATTAACCCCATTGCTGCTGCACGAGCCAGGGGACCGGCAAATAACGCTGGACCAACTATACAAGATTATTTAGGCAGACCTCGACCAACATG GGAAGAGTTAAAGGAACAactggagaagaagaagaagggctcTCGAGCCCTGGCTGACTTTGAGGACAAAATGAATGTG aaaTGGAGAAAGGAACTggcaaaaaacagagagaagttgttaGGTGGAAGTgataaagacaaagaaaaagacaagaaaaccacagacaaagacaagaaGACCACAGAcaaggaaaaagaggagaagaaagagaaaaaagag aaaaagaagaaggagaagaagaaacccAGCAGG cattcttcatcttcctcttcttcatcgAGTTCTGATTCCCCCAGCAGCTCCTCCTCAGAATCTGAAGACGCG GATGAAAAGAAGAGTGTGAAGAAAAAGCGGAAGAGAAAGAAGTCATTGGCAAGGAGAGCATCAGACAGCTCAGAGGAAGAATCTGACGCTGAAGTCAag aagaaaaagaaaagaatcaaggAAGAAGGAGACAAAGATAAG GAGGACAGGAGCcgtaaaagaaaaaggaaggccGAGCGAACTTATAAGGACTCATCCTCAGAGTCCTCTGCAGACTCTGAGGGGGAAGAGGTA GCGGAAgccaagaagaaaaagagaagtagcgaggaaaaggagaaaatcACA GACAGATccaagaagaagaggaaaaagaagcaCAAGAAACAcagcaggaaaaagaaaaagaaggcagCATCTCAGTCAGACCCTGAGCTCGACTAA
- the fam133b gene encoding protein FAM133 isoform X7, with product MGKRDNRVAYINPIAAARARGPANNAGPTIQDYLGRPRPTWEELKEQLEKKKKGSRALADFEDKMNVKWRKELAKNREKLLGGSDKDKEKDKKTTDKDKKTTDKEKEEKKEKKEKKKKEKKKPSRHSSSSSSSSSSDSPSSSSSESEDADEKKSVKKKRKRKKSLARRASDSSEEESDAEVKKKKRIKEEGDKDKDRSRKRKRKAERTYKDSSSESSADSEGEEVAEAKKKKRSSEEKEKITDRSKKKRKKKHKKHSRKKKKKAASQSDPELD from the exons ATGGGCAAAAGGGATAATCGAGTG GCTTACATTAACCCCATTGCTGCTGCACGAGCCAGGGGACCGGCAAATAACGCTGGACCAACTATACAAGATTATTTAGGCAGACCTCGACCAACATG GGAAGAGTTAAAGGAACAactggagaagaagaagaagggctcTCGAGCCCTGGCTGACTTTGAGGACAAAATGAATGTG aaaTGGAGAAAGGAACTggcaaaaaacagagagaagttgttaGGTGGAAGTgataaagacaaagaaaaagacaagaaaaccacagacaaagacaagaaGACCACAGAcaaggaaaaagaggagaagaaagagaaaaaagag aaaaagaagaaggagaagaagaaacccAGCAGG cattcttcatcttcctcttcttcatcgAGTTCTGATTCCCCCAGCAGCTCCTCCTCAGAATCTGAAGACGCG GATGAAAAGAAGAGTGTGAAGAAAAAGCGGAAGAGAAAGAAGTCATTGGCAAGGAGAGCATCAGACAGCTCAGAGGAAGAATCTGACGCTGAAGTCAag aaaaagaaaagaatcaaggAAGAAGGAGACAAAGATAAG GACAGGAGCcgtaaaagaaaaaggaaggccGAGCGAACTTATAAGGACTCATCCTCAGAGTCCTCTGCAGACTCTGAGGGGGAAGAGGTA GCGGAAgccaagaagaaaaagagaagtagcgaggaaaaggagaaaatcACA GACAGATccaagaagaagaggaaaaagaagcaCAAGAAACAcagcaggaaaaagaaaaagaaggcagCATCTCAGTCAGACCCTGAGCTCGACTAA
- the fam133b gene encoding protein FAM133 isoform X8, protein MGKRDNRVAYINPIAAARARGPANNAGPTIQDYLGRPRPTWEELKEQLEKKKKGSRALADFEDKMNVKWRKELAKNREKLLGGSDKDKEKDKKTTDKDKKTTDKEKEEKKEKKEKKKKEKKKPSRHSSSSSSSSSSDSPSSSSSESEDADEKKSVKKKRKRKKSLARRASDSSEEESDAEVKKKKRIKEEGDKDKDRSRKRKRKAERTYKDSSSESSADSEGEEAEAKKKKRSSEEKEKITDRSKKKRKKKHKKHSRKKKKKAASQSDPELD, encoded by the exons ATGGGCAAAAGGGATAATCGAGTG GCTTACATTAACCCCATTGCTGCTGCACGAGCCAGGGGACCGGCAAATAACGCTGGACCAACTATACAAGATTATTTAGGCAGACCTCGACCAACATG GGAAGAGTTAAAGGAACAactggagaagaagaagaagggctcTCGAGCCCTGGCTGACTTTGAGGACAAAATGAATGTG aaaTGGAGAAAGGAACTggcaaaaaacagagagaagttgttaGGTGGAAGTgataaagacaaagaaaaagacaagaaaaccacagacaaagacaagaaGACCACAGAcaaggaaaaagaggagaagaaagagaaaaaagag aaaaagaagaaggagaagaagaaacccAGCAGG cattcttcatcttcctcttcttcatcgAGTTCTGATTCCCCCAGCAGCTCCTCCTCAGAATCTGAAGACGCG GATGAAAAGAAGAGTGTGAAGAAAAAGCGGAAGAGAAAGAAGTCATTGGCAAGGAGAGCATCAGACAGCTCAGAGGAAGAATCTGACGCTGAAGTCAag aaaaagaaaagaatcaaggAAGAAGGAGACAAAGATAAG GACAGGAGCcgtaaaagaaaaaggaaggccGAGCGAACTTATAAGGACTCATCCTCAGAGTCCTCTGCAGACTCTGAGGGGGAAGAG GCGGAAgccaagaagaaaaagagaagtagcgaggaaaaggagaaaatcACA GACAGATccaagaagaagaggaaaaagaagcaCAAGAAACAcagcaggaaaaagaaaaagaaggcagCATCTCAGTCAGACCCTGAGCTCGACTAA
- the fam133b gene encoding protein FAM133 isoform X5: MGKRDNRVAYINPIAAARARGPANNAGPTIQDYLGRPRPTWEELKEQLEKKKKGSRALADFEDKMNVKWRKELAKNREKLLGGSDKDKEKDKKTTDKDKKTTDKEKEEKKEKKEKKKKEKKKPSRHSSSSSSSSSSDSPSSSSSESEDADEKKSVKKKRKRKKSLARRASDSSEEESDAEVKKKKRIKEEGDKDKEDRSRKRKRKAERTYKDSSSESSADSEGEEAEAKKKKRSSEEKEKITDRSKKKRKKKHKKHSRKKKKKAASQSDPELD; the protein is encoded by the exons ATGGGCAAAAGGGATAATCGAGTG GCTTACATTAACCCCATTGCTGCTGCACGAGCCAGGGGACCGGCAAATAACGCTGGACCAACTATACAAGATTATTTAGGCAGACCTCGACCAACATG GGAAGAGTTAAAGGAACAactggagaagaagaagaagggctcTCGAGCCCTGGCTGACTTTGAGGACAAAATGAATGTG aaaTGGAGAAAGGAACTggcaaaaaacagagagaagttgttaGGTGGAAGTgataaagacaaagaaaaagacaagaaaaccacagacaaagacaagaaGACCACAGAcaaggaaaaagaggagaagaaagagaaaaaagag aaaaagaagaaggagaagaagaaacccAGCAGG cattcttcatcttcctcttcttcatcgAGTTCTGATTCCCCCAGCAGCTCCTCCTCAGAATCTGAAGACGCG GATGAAAAGAAGAGTGTGAAGAAAAAGCGGAAGAGAAAGAAGTCATTGGCAAGGAGAGCATCAGACAGCTCAGAGGAAGAATCTGACGCTGAAGTCAag aaaaagaaaagaatcaaggAAGAAGGAGACAAAGATAAG GAGGACAGGAGCcgtaaaagaaaaaggaaggccGAGCGAACTTATAAGGACTCATCCTCAGAGTCCTCTGCAGACTCTGAGGGGGAAGAG GCGGAAgccaagaagaaaaagagaagtagcgaggaaaaggagaaaatcACA GACAGATccaagaagaagaggaaaaagaagcaCAAGAAACAcagcaggaaaaagaaaaagaaggcagCATCTCAGTCAGACCCTGAGCTCGACTAA
- the fam133b gene encoding protein FAM133 isoform X3: protein MGKRDNRVAYINPIAAARARGPANNAGPTIQDYLGRPRPTWEELKEQLEKKKKGSRALADFEDKMNVKWRKELAKNREKLLGGSDKDKEKDKKTTDKDKKTTDKEKEEKKEKKEKKKKEKKKPSRHSSSSSSSSSSDSPSSSSSESEDADEKKSVKKKRKRKKSLARRASDSSEEESDAEVKKKKRIKEEGDKDKEDRSRKRKRKAERTYKDSSSESSADSEGEEVAEAKKKKRSSEEKEKITDRSKKKRKKKHKKHSRKKKKKAASQSDPELD from the exons ATGGGCAAAAGGGATAATCGAGTG GCTTACATTAACCCCATTGCTGCTGCACGAGCCAGGGGACCGGCAAATAACGCTGGACCAACTATACAAGATTATTTAGGCAGACCTCGACCAACATG GGAAGAGTTAAAGGAACAactggagaagaagaagaagggctcTCGAGCCCTGGCTGACTTTGAGGACAAAATGAATGTG aaaTGGAGAAAGGAACTggcaaaaaacagagagaagttgttaGGTGGAAGTgataaagacaaagaaaaagacaagaaaaccacagacaaagacaagaaGACCACAGAcaaggaaaaagaggagaagaaagagaaaaaagag aaaaagaagaaggagaagaagaaacccAGCAGG cattcttcatcttcctcttcttcatcgAGTTCTGATTCCCCCAGCAGCTCCTCCTCAGAATCTGAAGACGCG GATGAAAAGAAGAGTGTGAAGAAAAAGCGGAAGAGAAAGAAGTCATTGGCAAGGAGAGCATCAGACAGCTCAGAGGAAGAATCTGACGCTGAAGTCAag aaaaagaaaagaatcaaggAAGAAGGAGACAAAGATAAG GAGGACAGGAGCcgtaaaagaaaaaggaaggccGAGCGAACTTATAAGGACTCATCCTCAGAGTCCTCTGCAGACTCTGAGGGGGAAGAGGTA GCGGAAgccaagaagaaaaagagaagtagcgaggaaaaggagaaaatcACA GACAGATccaagaagaagaggaaaaagaagcaCAAGAAACAcagcaggaaaaagaaaaagaaggcagCATCTCAGTCAGACCCTGAGCTCGACTAA